The following proteins are co-located in the Pseudoalteromonas rubra genome:
- the creD gene encoding cell envelope integrity protein CreD, with product MTQQITEKTGIKLAIIAAIILLLMIPIAMITDLIDERSATEHTVQQEIARSTSGTQSLIAPFIYAEYEVSTEVDGVHTRIKHQRTFLPKQLTVKGSLDTFEKYRSIYKAQLYRADLALTGHFDPQQLSDLADLAPTRVAMVLGVSDIRGIGLNTQISLNGQTHSLVPGTTLSSIEEGVHIALPIATLRDNALAFDIQLDLQGMTSLSIAPLGARTEVSLDANWPHPSFQGEYLPVHSEITDTHFSASWQTSYFATNMKELFSRCIFKHQCEQLEARNMGVRLVEPVDHYLKSHRATNYALLVIILVISSFFLLELSKTKAIHPVQYGFVGLSLAVFYLLLISLSEHLGFAWAYALSALAAILLLVSYIWGILQSAKLSAAYLIALSALYAMLYAMLSAEHYALLLGSLLCFTVLAAVMLATRHVNWYGTTQAASGHPAAQHSNSPTQ from the coding sequence ATGACACAACAAATTACCGAAAAGACAGGGATAAAATTAGCCATCATCGCCGCAATCATTTTATTGCTGATGATCCCCATCGCCATGATCACCGACTTGATCGACGAGCGCTCCGCCACTGAGCACACTGTACAACAGGAAATTGCCCGCAGCACCAGCGGTACCCAATCTCTGATTGCCCCCTTTATCTATGCTGAGTATGAGGTATCCACAGAAGTCGATGGCGTACATACGCGCATAAAGCACCAACGCACCTTTCTTCCCAAGCAATTGACAGTAAAGGGATCGCTCGACACGTTCGAAAAGTACCGCAGCATATACAAGGCACAGCTATATCGTGCAGACTTGGCGCTCACCGGTCACTTTGACCCCCAACAACTGAGTGACTTGGCTGACCTCGCACCAACCCGGGTCGCCATGGTGTTAGGCGTCAGCGATATTCGGGGCATTGGCCTGAACACCCAGATTTCACTCAACGGACAAACCCACTCACTGGTTCCCGGCACCACATTAAGTTCTATAGAAGAAGGCGTGCACATTGCGCTGCCAATCGCAACATTGCGCGATAACGCTTTGGCGTTTGATATTCAATTAGATTTGCAGGGGATGACTTCATTGTCGATCGCCCCCCTGGGCGCTCGAACTGAGGTATCATTAGACGCCAATTGGCCACACCCCAGCTTTCAGGGAGAATATCTGCCCGTTCACTCTGAGATCACTGACACACACTTTAGCGCCAGCTGGCAGACCAGCTACTTTGCCACCAATATGAAAGAGCTATTTTCGCGTTGTATTTTTAAGCATCAGTGCGAGCAGTTAGAAGCACGCAATATGGGCGTGCGCCTCGTGGAGCCGGTTGACCATTACCTGAAAAGTCATCGTGCCACAAACTATGCACTGTTGGTGATTATTTTAGTGATATCGAGTTTCTTTCTGCTGGAACTCAGTAAAACCAAAGCCATCCACCCGGTACAATACGGGTTTGTCGGGCTGTCGCTAGCGGTCTTTTATCTGTTGCTGATTTCTCTGAGCGAGCACCTGGGCTTTGCCTGGGCCTATGCCCTATCGGCACTGGCAGCCATCCTGCTGTTGGTCAGCTACATTTGGGGGATACTGCAAAGCGCAAAGCTCAGTGCTGCTTACCTCATTGCTTTGAGTGCCCTGTATGCCATGCTCTACGCCATGTTGAGTGCCGAACATTATGCATTACTGCTGGGTAGCCTGTTGTGCTTCACGGTACTCGCGGCAGTTATGCTGGCGACCCGACACGTCAACTGGTATGGCACAACGCAGGCTGCTAGTGGACACCCCGCAGCTCAACACAGCAACTCACCGACTCAATAA
- a CDS encoding acyltransferase family protein — MHSSPRFHYIDNLRSLALLLGVVFHAALAYGPYFSNIWFTADPSKHVAFEYFAIWSHLFRMPLFFAIAGFCAALLISKRGGNAFISNRLKRVFLPFMIFFPLTMLVLVHALGWGAEIVHEKPGLFTIFQSVDEPLISTMHLWFLWNLTQFCCIIWLLQRYTQVYQSILAFVVRPLFLGVALPVLLTLAMHQQLVPFPAPDKLYPQLWSYGFYGILFLIGAGLYHHHTRVEQYTRYFTPLLILACVSLLPYFYLMDPPPSIETIIRAANTGDMTPEHINLYAVLAQSVAIVSWTGVAFLAGYKWLNQYSQLNKYMSDASYWIYLIHVPVLMYIQFPLSNTTLPLLLKLVISVTATLTIGLASYQLLVRHTWIGVLLNGKKAKPSTSPQHVESAS, encoded by the coding sequence ATGCACTCTTCCCCTCGTTTTCACTACATAGATAACTTGCGTAGCCTGGCACTTTTGCTGGGCGTGGTGTTCCATGCAGCGCTGGCCTATGGCCCTTACTTCTCAAATATCTGGTTTACCGCCGATCCGAGCAAGCATGTCGCTTTTGAGTACTTTGCTATCTGGTCGCACTTATTCAGAATGCCGCTGTTTTTCGCCATCGCCGGGTTTTGCGCCGCATTGCTGATCAGTAAACGCGGGGGTAATGCCTTTATCAGCAATCGCCTCAAACGCGTTTTTTTGCCCTTTATGATATTTTTTCCGCTGACCATGCTGGTACTCGTTCATGCGCTCGGCTGGGGCGCAGAAATCGTTCATGAAAAGCCGGGCCTGTTTACCATTTTTCAGTCCGTTGACGAACCGCTCATCTCCACCATGCACTTGTGGTTTCTATGGAATCTAACCCAGTTCTGCTGCATCATCTGGTTATTGCAAAGATATACTCAGGTCTATCAATCCATACTCGCCTTTGTCGTGCGCCCCCTGTTTTTGGGAGTAGCTTTGCCAGTACTGCTCACGCTTGCCATGCACCAGCAGCTGGTGCCATTCCCGGCGCCTGATAAGCTATATCCGCAACTCTGGTCCTACGGGTTTTATGGCATCCTGTTTTTAATCGGTGCCGGACTCTATCATCACCATACCCGGGTAGAACAATACACCAGATACTTTACGCCTTTACTGATACTGGCTTGTGTGTCATTACTGCCTTACTTTTACCTGATGGACCCACCCCCCTCCATAGAGACCATCATTCGGGCAGCGAATACCGGAGACATGACACCTGAACACATCAATCTCTACGCCGTGCTCGCACAATCGGTCGCCATCGTTAGCTGGACCGGTGTTGCCTTTCTGGCCGGATATAAATGGCTCAATCAATACAGTCAGCTGAACAAATATATGTCCGACGCGTCATACTGGATTTACCTCATCCATGTACCGGTACTGATGTACATCCAGTTTCCACTGAGCAATACCACGCTGCCATTATTGCTCAAGCTTGTCATTTCGGTCACCGCGACCCTTACAATCGGTTTGGCAAGTTATCAGTTATTGGTCAGACACACCTGGATAGGCGTTTTGTTAAATGGCAAAAAAGCAAAACCAAGCACCTCACCTCAACATGTGGAATCTGCTTCTTAG
- a CDS encoding helix-turn-helix domain-containing protein → MEIVVNLDVVMAMRKVSSKELAKAIGITEANLSLLKRGKVKGVRFETLAQICRYLDCQPGDLLAFKPDEA, encoded by the coding sequence ATGGAGATTGTTGTGAACTTAGATGTGGTGATGGCAATGCGCAAAGTGTCATCCAAAGAGCTGGCCAAAGCCATAGGGATCACCGAAGCAAATTTGTCTTTGCTCAAACGCGGTAAGGTGAAGGGGGTGCGCTTTGAAACACTGGCACAGATCTGTCGATATTTAGACTGTCAGCCCGGCGATCTGTTGGCCTTTAAACCAGACGAAGCGTGA
- a CDS encoding S9 family peptidase encodes MMKNKSTVTRLALSVALSTVLGTTAVLSGCTLSDKQPVSEAESVQHVSAFVDVESLFSTSEKKSIAMSKDGQWIAFLKMHNGAHNLFVVAADKSDAIPVPVTNLIDSVDSFIWSANRNEILFSKDHQGNENSQIYKLALNSTDLTASTMTRLTHNDAVDYMLLGQSEQDANILAVAANHVTPERIDYFHLTVDKGELTQTQTNSVSLFETQLNKSGQVALGLALNADNSRSMYTFTDGRWLKVMTTEPGEILEIISFDEQTNTAFIAGSIEGRDKQELIKVDLATKSTETVHLDPQQSSDLHHVVFDEQGQPLIVSYYGGKLRNYPLTDSAAKALQQIQSRFSQDIELKVDKINHKEDQWLLTVSFADRPDQKYAYYPTQDKLTGLLNEAPGFDPELLGDRKSITYTASDGVEIQAYLTLPKNLNKNLPTIVLPHGGPWARDQWGYSSGYFVPVAHYFANRGYAVLQPNFRGSLGFGKRFIQLGEKNWGTGTMQHDLTDGVNYLIEQGIADKQRVGIMGASYGGYAALAGATFTPDVYKAVISYVGPSSLVTLMESFPAHYRPYLGTWYVSVGDPEIAKDRADMESRSPINFVDQIKAPLMLVQGANDPRVTQVESDNIARALAAKNHPLEYILAKDEGHGFMKQNNKLASIVAMERFFAKHLGGGTSNTVNPAISAHLDTLRVDVNQL; translated from the coding sequence ATGATGAAAAATAAAAGCACCGTAACCAGATTAGCGTTGAGTGTTGCACTGAGTACCGTACTGGGTACTACGGCTGTGTTGTCAGGCTGTACGCTGAGCGACAAGCAGCCAGTGAGTGAGGCAGAGTCGGTTCAGCATGTTTCGGCATTTGTGGATGTGGAGAGTTTATTCAGCACCAGTGAGAAAAAGTCGATTGCGATGTCAAAGGATGGCCAGTGGATCGCATTTCTGAAAATGCACAACGGCGCACATAACCTGTTTGTGGTGGCTGCCGATAAGTCTGATGCGATACCTGTACCTGTGACTAACCTCATCGATTCGGTTGACAGTTTTATCTGGTCTGCCAATCGCAACGAGATCTTGTTTTCTAAGGATCATCAGGGCAATGAAAATAGCCAGATTTATAAACTGGCGCTGAACAGCACAGATCTGACAGCCAGCACTATGACGAGACTCACGCATAATGATGCGGTCGATTACATGCTGTTGGGACAGTCTGAGCAGGATGCAAATATTTTGGCTGTCGCTGCCAATCACGTAACACCGGAGCGCATTGATTACTTTCACCTGACGGTGGATAAGGGCGAATTGACGCAAACTCAGACTAACAGCGTGAGTCTGTTTGAGACACAGCTGAATAAATCGGGTCAGGTGGCGTTGGGGCTGGCGCTCAACGCTGATAACTCCAGAAGCATGTACACATTCACAGACGGGCGCTGGCTCAAGGTGATGACCACTGAACCGGGAGAGATCCTGGAGATCATCAGCTTTGATGAGCAAACCAATACCGCTTTTATCGCAGGCAGCATTGAAGGGCGCGATAAACAGGAACTGATCAAAGTGGATTTAGCGACTAAGTCGACAGAGACGGTTCACCTTGACCCCCAGCAAAGCTCGGATCTGCACCATGTTGTGTTCGATGAGCAAGGGCAACCACTGATAGTATCTTATTATGGCGGTAAGTTGCGTAATTACCCACTGACCGATAGTGCGGCTAAAGCGTTACAACAAATACAGAGTCGCTTCTCACAAGATATTGAATTAAAAGTCGATAAAATAAACCATAAGGAAGATCAGTGGTTACTGACGGTGTCTTTTGCTGACCGCCCGGATCAAAAATATGCGTATTATCCGACTCAGGATAAGCTGACAGGTCTGTTGAATGAGGCTCCTGGGTTTGATCCTGAGTTGTTGGGAGACCGAAAGTCTATTACTTATACGGCATCAGATGGTGTTGAAATCCAGGCATATCTGACTTTACCTAAAAACCTGAATAAGAACCTGCCAACCATAGTGTTGCCACATGGTGGTCCCTGGGCGCGAGATCAGTGGGGCTACAGCAGCGGTTATTTTGTTCCTGTGGCGCATTATTTTGCCAACCGCGGCTATGCGGTGCTGCAACCTAACTTCCGTGGCTCATTGGGATTCGGTAAGCGCTTTATTCAGCTGGGCGAGAAAAACTGGGGCACAGGCACTATGCAGCATGACTTAACAGATGGTGTAAATTACCTGATAGAGCAGGGCATTGCTGATAAACAACGCGTGGGTATTATGGGGGCTTCCTACGGCGGGTATGCTGCACTTGCTGGTGCGACATTTACACCAGACGTATACAAAGCCGTGATTTCTTATGTTGGTCCATCCAGCCTGGTGACTTTGATGGAGTCTTTCCCGGCACACTATCGCCCTTATCTGGGGACCTGGTATGTCTCTGTAGGCGACCCTGAGATTGCAAAGGACAGAGCAGATATGGAATCACGTTCACCGATTAACTTTGTTGACCAAATCAAAGCGCCTTTGATGCTGGTACAGGGGGCAAACGATCCGCGTGTGACACAGGTTGAATCGGATAATATTGCCAGAGCGCTGGCCGCTAAAAATCACCCTCTCGAATATATTCTGGCAAAAGACGAAGGGCATGGGTTTATGAAGCAAAACAATAAACTGGCCTCTATCGTGGCAATGGAGCGCTTCTTCGCCAAACACTTGGGTGGCGGCACCTCTAACACGGTTAATCCAGCCATCAGCGCACATTTGGATACTTTGCGTGTCGATGTCAATCAGTTATAA
- a CDS encoding putative porin gives MKKLFTLAALAVITATSAHATETKQWFNSVTYTDQDRAYDNDALMISSRYFFAPQQSSGVWDDYGYLDTDSNVALGYYNDEYVDRFAFAGEGYFNKEVFVIGRVSDLGEMDDHYTYGIGYLYNDKLKLSVRRNESDLGADSTWLKAEYNHQLNDTDYLGVTIDTDDEMDNYTVSGRYFMHLDAERYISVDVSHHEVDLGYTDESYTNALVNYYFNRNIAVGVGSYDSDLALEGKYFFNDSYYLRAEYIDRDAGEETSLQFVAQF, from the coding sequence ATGAAAAAGCTATTCACACTTGCGGCACTTGCCGTCATCACCGCCACATCAGCCCACGCTACCGAGACTAAGCAATGGTTTAACAGCGTCACGTATACCGATCAGGACCGTGCGTATGATAACGATGCGTTGATGATTAGCAGCCGTTATTTCTTTGCTCCGCAGCAAAGCTCAGGCGTTTGGGATGACTATGGCTATCTGGATACGGATAGTAATGTTGCACTGGGTTATTACAACGACGAATATGTGGACCGTTTCGCTTTTGCGGGCGAAGGTTACTTCAACAAAGAAGTGTTTGTGATTGGTCGGGTGAGTGACCTGGGTGAAATGGATGACCACTACACTTACGGGATTGGATATCTGTATAACGACAAGCTGAAACTGAGTGTTCGTCGCAATGAGTCTGATCTGGGCGCTGACAGCACCTGGCTAAAAGCCGAGTACAATCATCAACTCAATGACACCGACTATTTGGGTGTAACCATTGATACAGATGATGAGATGGACAATTACACGGTCTCTGGTCGTTACTTTATGCATCTGGATGCAGAGCGCTATATCAGCGTGGATGTATCTCATCATGAGGTCGATCTAGGATACACCGATGAGTCGTATACCAATGCTTTGGTAAACTATTACTTTAACCGTAATATTGCTGTGGGCGTAGGCTCTTATGACTCTGATTTAGCACTGGAAGGTAAGTACTTCTTTAACGACAGCTACTACCTGAGAGCTGAATACATAGATCGTGATGCTGGTGAAGAAACCAGTTTGCAGTTTGTGGCGCAATTCTAA
- a CDS encoding HEAT repeat domain-containing protein, producing the protein MTLCRLTLLAAPWVALTSAQVTAGTLCQPQYQFDIKSQTSFDYIKLQSAPQTSMVHLQGKLSLKPAQKGEEHNWWAIKADQVAAVQGKERMPLPSYEHPFAFKLTDKGLISDFHFAGQLDQQTRDKLKGLAYYLQYQRDISEVSKEPDTLGQYQPAYQQVDKQLKMVKRHYSDFDRTQLTTFNRIDVLDSAHLITPDSCFLVHREGQEALVLSGTDLRFGSQQSYTLTQLSQPFNSALYELGTDLTTWQRTTAELSEAEKARLAAELQQLITGQDITQIDAHTLSILLKKYDAVIGTLAPLMLSGTLKDKAQMRLFNALGQLDSATSQQLLSQLLQAEKQPLTQFRALRALTQGSAPLSQQATDMLLEMLANGFNTLDSEVESSFYMSLGTLLNNRRASDTAMQLSQAITEQITLGENEGKTANLITALGNSRDPQHEPLLNAYLSDNSARIEKASIRALGMMQTDTAYQNLEQHFFNAPARNKKALISALGNYQMSAKTSDTVLNMAVNDQDDAIRLAAINALASQQQKEGIKPVLRQALQSETSRRNFKAIIKLLHSKEQQAQ; encoded by the coding sequence ATGACCTTGTGTCGATTGACTCTGCTTGCAGCGCCCTGGGTGGCGCTGACAAGCGCACAGGTAACGGCTGGCACACTCTGCCAGCCGCAATACCAGTTTGACATCAAAAGCCAAACCTCCTTTGACTACATTAAGCTGCAAAGTGCCCCGCAAACTTCTATGGTGCATTTACAGGGTAAGCTGTCGCTCAAACCGGCGCAAAAAGGAGAAGAGCACAACTGGTGGGCAATTAAAGCCGATCAGGTCGCTGCGGTACAGGGCAAAGAACGTATGCCGCTGCCCAGTTATGAACACCCGTTTGCTTTTAAACTCACGGACAAAGGCCTGATCAGTGACTTTCACTTTGCAGGTCAGCTCGACCAGCAAACTCGGGACAAGCTGAAAGGGTTAGCTTATTATCTTCAATATCAAAGAGATATTAGTGAGGTAAGTAAAGAGCCCGACACCCTGGGCCAGTATCAACCCGCTTACCAGCAGGTCGATAAGCAGTTAAAAATGGTCAAACGACATTACAGCGACTTTGACCGCACTCAGCTGACGACCTTTAACCGTATCGACGTACTCGATTCTGCGCACCTGATCACCCCAGACAGCTGTTTTTTGGTGCACCGTGAAGGTCAGGAGGCCCTGGTCCTGTCAGGCACCGATCTGCGATTTGGCTCGCAACAAAGCTATACCCTGACACAGCTTAGCCAGCCTTTTAACAGTGCCTTGTACGAATTGGGCACCGATCTGACCACCTGGCAACGTACAACAGCCGAGCTCAGCGAAGCAGAAAAGGCACGTCTGGCAGCCGAGTTACAGCAGCTGATCACTGGTCAGGATATCACCCAGATAGATGCCCATACGCTGTCTATTCTGCTGAAAAAATACGACGCTGTCATTGGCACTTTGGCTCCGTTGATGCTTTCAGGCACACTCAAAGACAAAGCTCAGATGCGCCTGTTCAATGCATTGGGCCAACTAGACTCGGCCACCAGCCAACAGTTACTCAGCCAGCTGCTACAGGCTGAGAAGCAACCACTCACTCAGTTCCGTGCGCTGCGCGCACTGACCCAGGGCAGTGCACCATTGTCACAACAAGCCACGGATATGCTGCTGGAAATGCTGGCAAATGGATTCAACACCTTAGACTCAGAAGTTGAATCCAGTTTCTATATGTCACTCGGCACCTTACTCAACAACCGCCGTGCATCAGATACCGCGATGCAGTTAAGCCAGGCAATCACTGAACAGATCACGCTGGGCGAAAACGAGGGTAAAACTGCCAACCTCATCACCGCTTTAGGGAACAGTCGTGATCCACAGCATGAGCCACTGCTCAATGCATACCTGTCTGACAACAGTGCCCGTATTGAGAAAGCCTCCATCCGTGCGCTGGGCATGATGCAAACCGACACGGCTTATCAGAATCTGGAACAGCACTTTTTTAACGCGCCAGCGCGCAATAAAAAGGCGCTGATCAGTGCATTAGGGAATTACCAGATGAGTGCTAAAACCAGTGACACTGTGCTTAATATGGCGGTGAATGATCAGGACGATGCGATCCGTCTGGCAGCCATCAATGCGTTAGCCAGCCAGCAGCAAAAAGAGGGGATCAAGCCAGTGTTACGTCAGGCGCTGCAAAGCGAAACCTCGCGACGTAATTTTAAGGCCATCATAAAACTGTTACACAGCAAAGAGCAACAGGCGCAATAG
- the creC gene encoding two-component system sensor histidine kinase CreC, which translates to MTARHWPRIPLGLRFFMLYLILVLLTTYVISNTMLREIKPTIRQATEETLVDMANLLAVVVAEDLAQGTTSNSRLVELMKVYGQREVDAAIWGIEKTNMSHRIYLTDNRGIVVADSWQQDVGTDFSQWNDVYLTLRGEYGARSSATDPDDPLSTVMHVAAPVIYQDQIIGSLTVAKANRSVQPFIEHSQQRIVKWLALLSLLALLIGALIAWRINSAVSKLADYARKMGQGEQADKPQFRVFYEYRQLSDAVEQMRNQLDGKVYIEQYVETLTHELKSPLSGIKGASELLQMPLSDDKRHQFAHNIERETQRMQQLIDRLLELARLEQLPTLNTRQSVSVAPLLHQCEQILAHRVLQKSVTFTTTQAQISTIYGDPFLLQQALLNLLENALDFVPSHGEIGLSVTSAGDTVSFSIYNTGPAIPDYALPRLCERFYSLPRANGAKSTGLGLNFVERVAKLHQGKLTIDNRAQGVEATLTMKIP; encoded by the coding sequence GTGACAGCACGACACTGGCCACGTATTCCTCTGGGGCTGAGATTTTTCATGCTCTATCTGATATTGGTTTTGCTAACGACTTACGTGATCAGCAATACGATGCTCAGAGAGATTAAGCCAACCATACGTCAGGCAACCGAAGAAACCCTGGTCGATATGGCCAACCTGCTCGCCGTTGTCGTAGCAGAAGATCTGGCTCAGGGTACCACCAGCAACAGCCGTCTGGTTGAACTGATGAAAGTATATGGACAGCGAGAAGTCGATGCCGCAATTTGGGGAATTGAAAAGACCAACATGTCACACCGCATTTATCTCACGGATAATCGCGGTATTGTGGTTGCTGATTCCTGGCAGCAAGATGTCGGTACTGACTTTTCACAATGGAACGACGTATACCTGACTTTGCGCGGAGAATACGGTGCCCGCTCCAGTGCCACCGACCCTGATGATCCCCTGTCAACGGTTATGCATGTCGCCGCCCCGGTGATTTACCAGGATCAGATCATCGGCAGTCTCACCGTTGCCAAAGCAAACCGCTCGGTTCAGCCATTTATCGAGCACAGCCAGCAACGCATAGTGAAATGGCTCGCTCTGCTGAGCTTACTTGCGCTTCTTATAGGCGCACTCATCGCCTGGCGGATCAATTCAGCGGTGAGTAAACTCGCTGACTACGCAAGAAAAATGGGCCAGGGCGAGCAAGCTGATAAACCCCAATTCAGGGTCTTTTACGAGTATCGTCAACTCAGTGATGCCGTAGAACAAATGCGTAATCAACTCGATGGCAAAGTTTATATAGAACAATATGTTGAAACTTTAACGCATGAATTAAAAAGCCCACTGTCTGGGATCAAAGGGGCCAGCGAACTATTACAGATGCCGTTGAGTGATGATAAACGTCATCAGTTTGCACACAATATTGAGCGTGAAACCCAGCGAATGCAGCAGCTGATCGACAGGCTTCTGGAACTGGCCCGGCTGGAACAATTGCCCACGCTGAATACCCGACAATCCGTGTCAGTGGCACCTCTGCTTCACCAATGTGAGCAAATACTGGCCCATCGGGTACTGCAAAAATCGGTTACCTTCACCACGACACAGGCGCAGATATCAACGATCTACGGCGATCCCTTTTTGTTACAACAAGCGCTCCTTAATTTGCTGGAAAATGCCCTGGACTTTGTTCCCTCACACGGAGAGATCGGCTTGTCTGTCACCTCTGCCGGCGACACAGTTTCGTTCAGCATTTACAACACCGGCCCGGCAATCCCCGACTATGCGCTACCCAGATTATGTGAACGATTTTACTCCCTGCCTCGTGCCAACGGCGCAAAGAGCACCGGACTGGGTCTCAATTTTGTGGAGCGGGTTGCCAAACTGCACCAAGGTAAGTTGACCATCGACAACCGCGCGCAAGGCGTGGAAGCCACACTCACCATGAAAATTCCATAG
- a CDS encoding response regulator — MTIVIIEDEPAIADTLVHILEMDGFDVHWFTTAGAGCEYLQQHPADLLILDVGLPDGNGFDVCKQLRQFSAIPIIFLTARSDEIDRVVGLEIGADDYVTKPFSPREMLARVKLRLKKLHPPLTSVATEQAPKWQAKNFDYYYKGAALGLTALEFKLLDVLITHTPRVLSRAQLLDATQAPADCGYERNIDSHIKAIRVKMKRYNCAESLKTKRGFGYYFEDMA, encoded by the coding sequence ATGACGATAGTAATCATTGAGGACGAGCCTGCCATTGCCGATACGCTGGTCCATATTCTTGAAATGGACGGGTTCGACGTACACTGGTTTACAACCGCAGGGGCTGGCTGCGAGTACTTACAGCAACACCCTGCCGATCTGTTGATCCTGGATGTTGGCCTGCCGGATGGAAACGGCTTTGACGTGTGCAAACAGCTACGCCAGTTTTCTGCTATTCCGATCATCTTCCTCACAGCGCGCAGCGATGAAATTGACCGTGTGGTTGGCTTAGAAATTGGCGCAGACGATTATGTCACCAAACCCTTCAGCCCCAGAGAAATGCTCGCCCGGGTCAAACTCAGACTCAAAAAACTACATCCGCCTCTGACAAGTGTGGCGACGGAGCAAGCACCTAAGTGGCAGGCCAAAAACTTTGATTATTACTACAAAGGGGCAGCACTTGGACTGACAGCATTGGAATTCAAGCTGCTTGACGTACTTATCACCCATACACCGCGCGTTCTGAGCAGAGCCCAGCTACTGGATGCAACCCAAGCGCCGGCTGACTGTGGTTATGAGCGCAACATCGACAGTCATATCAAAGCCATTCGGGTCAAAATGAAGCGCTATAACTGTGCAGAGTCGTTAAAAACTAAGCGAGGGTTTGGCTACTATTTCGAGGATATGGCGTGA
- a CDS encoding DUF2306 domain-containing protein, with the protein MDKTLNTTSGSEAIKEASAAKSNKGISSRTAGKTLSYTAIFWFISVLLGQWFFFYYIIKFYGFSVINDNMEIWNRWEVMGATPYHVGDFAGNLAFAAHTIGAGIVAFGGVFQLIPKMRNRFPTFHKINGYVYLLTVILLAFSGYYLVWFRDASPIELGDIGTSINGSLILLFSYLTVRSAIKKDIASHRKWAIYLFLVSNAQWFLRVGVFSYLVTGTTLGLNPAFGDPFFPMWTFGCFLIPLLTATLYFYAQQSRNAQVKLAISVILCALTLLMLIGIMGYTPFLLSVMSEDPISF; encoded by the coding sequence ATGGACAAAACACTTAATACGACTTCAGGGTCAGAAGCAATAAAAGAGGCTAGCGCCGCCAAATCGAACAAAGGTATATCATCACGCACTGCTGGCAAGACACTCAGTTACACTGCCATATTCTGGTTTATTTCCGTGTTACTCGGGCAATGGTTTTTCTTTTACTACATCATTAAGTTCTACGGATTTTCTGTGATCAATGACAACATGGAAATCTGGAACCGCTGGGAGGTTATGGGTGCAACCCCTTATCATGTGGGAGACTTTGCCGGTAACCTGGCATTTGCAGCGCACACAATCGGCGCAGGCATCGTCGCGTTCGGTGGCGTATTTCAACTTATTCCTAAGATGCGCAACCGCTTCCCCACTTTCCACAAAATCAATGGCTACGTCTATCTGCTTACCGTCATTCTGTTGGCTTTCTCAGGGTATTACCTGGTGTGGTTCAGAGACGCAAGCCCGATAGAACTTGGCGATATTGGCACCAGCATCAATGGTTCTTTGATCCTACTGTTCTCTTATTTAACGGTACGCAGCGCAATTAAAAAAGACATCGCGAGCCACAGAAAATGGGCTATCTACTTGTTTCTTGTATCAAATGCGCAGTGGTTCCTGAGAGTGGGTGTGTTTAGCTATCTGGTCACCGGTACCACCCTGGGTCTTAATCCCGCATTTGGAGACCCCTTCTTCCCTATGTGGACCTTTGGCTGCTTTTTAATCCCGCTACTGACCGCTACGCTCTACTTTTATGCACAACAAAGCCGCAATGCACAGGTCAAGCTGGCGATCAGCGTCATCTTATGTGCACTCACACTGCTTATGCTGATCGGTATTATGGGGTATACGCCATTTCTGCTATCCGTTATGTCTGAAGATCCCATCTCCTTCTGA